A genomic stretch from Methylorubrum extorquens includes:
- a CDS encoding conserved protein of unknown function; putative acyl-CoA synthetase and acetyltransferase domains (Evidence 4 : Unknown function but conserved in other organisms), which produces MSTYRFEALLAPRRIAVVGAGDRPGSVGRAIIDGLRAGGFTGDIVPVHPRETSVDGLACSPRLADIPQAPDLVMIATPPAAVPGIVEEAGQIGAAAAVILSAHLGVGEAAPAGAAHAAARRHGLRLIGPDSVGLSVPARSLNASLLARPPKPGDLALISQSGTVASAIAEWGWRHGVGFSAVMTLGRSADIDIADCLDHFAEDFHTRAIILSLHHITDARKFLTAARAAARAKPVVVLRTGRHDAPGRRPETHTGALARPGAVYEAAFRRAGLLAVDGLDAMFSAVETLGRQRPFPGNRLMIVSNGRGIGALAADRLADLGGTLAEPAPATQDCLAPVRHGRQANPLDLGIDAVPGDYVGALEPLLAGRDSDAIVSIHVPTARAASREVAETVAGAVAKARSAGRRKPVFAVSIGEDEAIRAIYADAKIPLFATDADAVEGFLHLVRYREAQNDLMRTPDALPREFTPDVAAARRIVDEALAEGRTWLDPYAVTELLTAYRIVSVPVTLAPDPDGAAAAAWPLIAGGGTVVLKLVSPDVVHKSEVGGVRLGLTSEADVREAAHAMIARVRELRPDARVAGFAVQPMLRRPQGRELIAGLAEDPVFGPVVVFGRGGTAVEVIDDRALALPPLDLALASELIGRTRVARRLEAYRDVPAADLPAIALLLVKLAQLAADLPAVRELDINPLLADADGAVALDARVRIAPEPSPPERRRGNWHPRFAIRPYPSDWERRIEVGERCVHVRPVRPDDEDMFRAFFAQVDPEDVRLRFFAPVRDFSHAFLARLTQLDYSRAIAFVALDDAAEEDRRMLGAVRLHANANHDTGEFAILVRSDIKGTGLGAALMRMMIDWARAEGIAVVEGSVLAENRPMRAVCRHLGFVEKAVPDDPSLVKATLTVGG; this is translated from the coding sequence ATGAGCACCTATCGATTCGAGGCTCTGCTCGCCCCGCGCCGCATCGCCGTGGTCGGAGCGGGCGACCGACCCGGCTCCGTCGGCCGGGCGATCATCGACGGCCTACGCGCAGGCGGATTCACCGGCGACATCGTTCCGGTCCATCCGCGCGAGACCAGCGTCGATGGATTGGCGTGCAGCCCGCGCCTTGCCGACATCCCCCAGGCGCCCGACCTCGTAATGATCGCGACACCCCCGGCGGCGGTGCCGGGCATCGTCGAGGAGGCGGGGCAGATCGGCGCCGCCGCGGCGGTGATCCTGTCCGCCCATCTCGGCGTCGGCGAGGCGGCCCCGGCCGGCGCCGCCCACGCGGCAGCACGGCGGCACGGATTACGGCTGATCGGGCCCGACAGCGTCGGCCTGAGCGTCCCAGCACGCAGCCTCAACGCGAGCCTGCTCGCCCGTCCGCCGAAGCCCGGCGATCTCGCCCTCATCTCGCAATCCGGCACCGTCGCCTCGGCCATCGCCGAATGGGGATGGCGGCACGGGGTCGGCTTCTCCGCGGTGATGACGCTGGGCCGCTCCGCCGACATCGACATCGCCGACTGCCTCGACCACTTCGCCGAGGATTTCCACACCCGCGCGATCATCCTGTCCCTGCACCACATCACGGATGCGCGGAAATTCCTCACCGCAGCCCGGGCGGCGGCCCGCGCCAAGCCGGTCGTGGTGCTGCGCACCGGGCGCCACGATGCGCCCGGCCGCCGGCCGGAGACGCATACCGGCGCGCTCGCCCGGCCCGGCGCCGTCTACGAGGCCGCCTTCCGTCGCGCCGGCCTGCTCGCGGTGGACGGGCTCGATGCCATGTTTTCCGCCGTCGAGACCCTGGGGCGCCAGCGGCCCTTCCCCGGCAACCGGCTGATGATCGTCTCCAACGGGCGCGGCATCGGCGCGCTCGCCGCCGACCGGCTGGCCGACCTCGGCGGCACGCTGGCGGAGCCCGCACCGGCAACGCAGGACTGCCTGGCCCCTGTGCGGCACGGCCGGCAGGCCAACCCGCTCGATCTCGGCATCGATGCGGTGCCGGGCGATTACGTCGGTGCCCTGGAACCGCTGCTCGCCGGACGCGACAGCGACGCGATCGTCTCGATCCATGTGCCGACCGCGCGGGCGGCCAGCCGTGAGGTCGCCGAGACCGTGGCCGGCGCCGTCGCCAAGGCGCGTTCGGCGGGACGCCGCAAACCGGTCTTCGCGGTCTCGATCGGCGAGGACGAGGCGATCCGCGCGATCTACGCCGACGCCAAGATCCCGCTCTTTGCTACCGATGCCGACGCGGTGGAGGGCTTCCTGCACCTCGTGCGCTACCGCGAGGCGCAGAACGACCTGATGCGTACGCCGGACGCCCTGCCGCGCGAGTTCACGCCGGACGTCGCCGCCGCGCGCCGCATCGTGGACGAAGCGCTGGCCGAAGGGCGCACCTGGCTCGACCCCTACGCAGTGACCGAGCTGTTGACTGCCTACCGGATCGTCTCGGTGCCCGTCACCTTGGCGCCGGATCCCGACGGGGCTGCGGCGGCGGCGTGGCCACTGATCGCGGGCGGCGGCACGGTGGTGCTCAAGCTCGTCTCACCGGACGTAGTGCACAAATCCGAAGTCGGCGGGGTCCGCCTCGGCCTCACCTCGGAAGCCGACGTGCGGGAGGCGGCCCACGCCATGATCGCGCGCGTCCGGGAACTGCGCCCCGACGCGCGAGTGGCGGGCTTTGCCGTTCAGCCGATGCTGCGCCGGCCGCAGGGGCGTGAGCTGATCGCGGGCCTCGCCGAAGATCCGGTCTTCGGGCCCGTGGTCGTGTTCGGACGCGGCGGCACGGCGGTCGAGGTCATCGACGACCGGGCCCTGGCGCTGCCGCCGCTCGATCTAGCCCTGGCGAGCGAATTGATCGGCCGCACCCGCGTGGCCCGCCGTCTCGAAGCCTATCGCGACGTGCCGGCGGCGGATCTGCCGGCCATCGCCCTGCTGCTGGTGAAACTCGCCCAACTCGCCGCCGACCTGCCGGCGGTGCGCGAACTCGACATCAACCCTCTGCTGGCAGACGCCGACGGCGCGGTCGCCCTCGACGCGCGGGTACGCATCGCGCCGGAGCCGAGCCCGCCGGAGCGCCGCCGCGGCAACTGGCACCCGCGCTTCGCGATCCGCCCCTATCCGTCCGATTGGGAGCGGCGGATCGAGGTCGGAGAGCGGTGCGTGCATGTCCGGCCGGTCCGGCCCGACGACGAGGACATGTTCCGCGCCTTCTTCGCGCAGGTGGACCCCGAGGACGTGCGCCTGCGCTTCTTCGCGCCGGTGCGGGATTTCAGCCATGCCTTCCTCGCCCGGCTGACCCAGCTCGACTACTCCCGTGCCATCGCCTTCGTCGCCCTCGACGATGCGGCGGAGGAGGACCGGCGCATGCTCGGCGCCGTCCGCCTTCACGCCAACGCCAACCACGACACGGGCGAGTTCGCGATCCTCGTGCGTTCCGACATCAAGGGCACCGGCCTCGGGGCTGCCCTCATGCGGATGATGATCGATTGGGCCAGGGCCGAGGGCATCGCCGTGGTCGAGGGCAGCGTGCTGGCCGAGAACCGGCCGATGCGAGCCGTCTGCCGCCACCTCGGCTTCGTGGAGAAAGCGGTCCCGGACGACCCGAGCCTCGTGAAGGCGACGCTGACCGTCGGGGGATAG
- a CDS encoding Dps protein family starvation-inducible DNA-binding protein (Evidence 2b : Function from indirect experimental evidences (e.g. phenotypes); PubMedId : 10966408, 16926146; Product type f : factor), with the protein MAKAKLRVPSDRLNTPTDLDPNDVKKISEGLTVLLSDLFALYIKTKNFHWHVSGPNFRDYHLLLDEQSEQIFAIIDAVGERARKIGGTTLRSLGQAEQLKRVPDNNADYVSPLEMLKELRDDNKALTANMRELHSVTDEANDVSTTSLLEEWIDQSEERTWFLYESTREATDSGH; encoded by the coding sequence ATGGCTAAAGCGAAGCTGCGCGTCCCCAGTGACCGGCTCAACACCCCGACCGATCTCGACCCGAACGACGTCAAGAAGATCTCCGAGGGCTTGACCGTTCTCCTGTCGGATCTCTTCGCGCTCTATATCAAGACCAAGAATTTCCACTGGCATGTCAGTGGGCCGAATTTCCGCGACTATCACCTGCTGCTCGATGAGCAGTCCGAGCAGATCTTCGCGATCATCGACGCCGTGGGCGAGCGCGCCCGCAAGATCGGCGGTACGACCCTTCGCTCCCTCGGACAGGCCGAGCAGCTCAAGCGCGTTCCCGACAACAACGCGGACTACGTGAGCCCGCTGGAGATGCTCAAGGAACTGCGCGACGACAACAAGGCGCTGACCGCCAACATGCGCGAGCTGCACAGCGTCACCGACGAGGCCAACGACGTCTCCACCACGAGCCTCTTGGAAGAGTGGATCGATCAGTCCGAGGAGCGCACGTGGTTCCTCTACGAGTCGACCCGCGAGGCGACCGACAGCGGCCACTGA
- a CDS encoding putative L,D-transpeptidase catalytic domain (YkuD) (Evidence 3 : Putative function from multiple computational evidences; PubMedId : 16647082, 18456808, 17369299; Product type e : enzyme): protein MPNVIPALRRPRRARLIGGTGAALALLLAAPLRAEPVPDPQPDSRINLRIEPKAEAAPEPKRELRADPKPEPKVDSKLDPKPDPKTAPKLERPTADTVAVPADAPPAKKVSRELPPVVYARVSEDPLPSYTAQTFVDTMRAAERYQVYAEAGGWKTLPADFAPKPGDSHAAIPSLRHHLTLTGDLPADAPPSDRFDPPLVAAVKSFQARHGLPDAGIFGRLTLNALNVPADVRQRQLRASAQRLMGSSFGFGERYVTVNIPSATVEAVENGAVTRRYVAVVGSPDKQTPAVETRITDVNLNPTWTVPVSVIKNEIIPTMRKNPGYLTKNRIRILGPGGVEVDPNAIDWNTQKATNYTLRQDSGLDNSLGQVRIDMPNRHAIYMHDTPSKSLFAGSVRFHSHGCVRVGQVKEFAAWLLQGTEGPNGSGSAWGPIEIETAIAVGERRDVKLVKPTPVAFVYMTGYATSDGRVHFRDDIYGLDTPPAPAAATPPAPDVTTTGAITPRAAPAPRPAAPGVAAPRPLPPTAQGAPVKPAAAKPAPVGAAPVPAPATALPAPPKPQARKAAPPARGPESEPVPMPPGLVGGRG, encoded by the coding sequence ATGCCGAATGTTATCCCCGCCCTGCGCAGGCCCCGCCGCGCCCGGCTCATCGGCGGCACCGGAGCCGCCCTCGCCCTATTGCTCGCCGCCCCGCTCCGGGCAGAGCCCGTCCCGGATCCGCAGCCCGATTCGCGGATCAACCTGCGGATCGAGCCGAAGGCCGAGGCCGCGCCGGAGCCGAAGCGCGAGCTGAGGGCCGATCCGAAGCCGGAGCCCAAAGTCGACTCGAAGCTCGATCCGAAGCCTGACCCGAAAACAGCGCCGAAACTGGAGCGCCCGACCGCCGACACGGTGGCGGTTCCGGCCGACGCACCCCCGGCCAAGAAGGTGTCGCGGGAATTGCCGCCGGTCGTCTATGCCCGCGTGTCCGAGGATCCGCTGCCGAGCTACACCGCGCAGACCTTCGTCGACACGATGCGCGCCGCCGAGCGCTACCAGGTCTACGCCGAGGCCGGCGGCTGGAAGACGCTGCCCGCCGACTTCGCCCCGAAGCCCGGCGACAGCCACGCTGCCATCCCCTCGCTGCGCCATCACCTCACCCTGACCGGCGACCTTCCCGCCGACGCGCCGCCGTCCGACCGCTTCGATCCGCCGCTGGTGGCGGCCGTGAAGTCGTTCCAGGCCCGCCACGGCCTGCCGGATGCCGGCATCTTCGGCCGGCTGACGCTGAACGCCCTCAACGTGCCGGCCGACGTGCGGCAGCGGCAATTGCGCGCCTCGGCGCAGCGGCTGATGGGGTCGAGCTTCGGCTTCGGCGAACGCTACGTGACCGTGAACATCCCCTCCGCCACTGTGGAGGCGGTGGAGAACGGCGCGGTCACCCGCCGCTACGTCGCCGTGGTCGGCTCGCCCGACAAGCAGACGCCCGCGGTCGAGACCCGCATCACCGATGTGAACCTCAATCCGACCTGGACCGTGCCCGTCTCGGTGATCAAGAACGAGATCATCCCGACGATGCGCAAGAATCCGGGCTATCTCACCAAGAACCGCATCCGCATCCTCGGCCCCGGCGGCGTCGAGGTCGATCCGAATGCGATCGACTGGAACACGCAGAAGGCCACCAACTACACGCTGCGCCAGGATTCCGGCCTCGACAACTCGCTGGGCCAAGTGCGCATCGACATGCCGAACCGCCACGCGATCTACATGCACGACACCCCGTCGAAGTCGCTGTTCGCCGGTTCGGTGCGCTTCCACTCGCATGGCTGCGTGCGCGTCGGTCAGGTGAAGGAGTTCGCCGCTTGGCTGCTTCAGGGCACTGAGGGACCGAACGGGTCGGGCTCCGCTTGGGGCCCGATCGAGATCGAGACCGCCATCGCCGTTGGTGAGCGGCGCGATGTGAAGCTTGTGAAGCCGACGCCGGTCGCCTTCGTCTACATGACCGGCTACGCGACCTCGGACGGCCGGGTGCATTTCCGCGACGACATCTACGGCCTCGACACGCCACCCGCGCCGGCCGCGGCGACGCCGCCCGCCCCCGACGTGACGACCACCGGTGCCATCACGCCCCGCGCGGCGCCGGCACCCCGCCCGGCCGCACCGGGCGTCGCCGCGCCGCGTCCCCTGCCGCCCACGGCGCAGGGTGCACCCGTCAAGCCGGCGGCGGCCAAGCCCGCACCGGTCGGAGCCGCGCCCGTTCCGGCGCCCGCAACCGCCCTGCCCGCTCCGCCGAAACCGCAGGCCCGGAAAGCCGCGCCGCCCGCCCGTGGGCCGGAGAGCGAGCCGGTGCCAATGCCGCCCGGCCTCGTCGGCGGGCGGGGCTGA
- the ruvB gene encoding Holliday junction ATP-dependent DNA helicase (Evidence 2a : Function from experimental evidences in other organisms; PubMedId : 10675620; Product type e : enzyme) → MSEDRPSKPGKTLLNPERRPDDADQSIRPLSLSEFIGQRAARANMQIFIESAKKTGQALDHVLFVGPPGLGKTTLAQIVARELGVNFRSTSGPVIAKAGDLAAQLTNLEERDVLFIDEIHRLNPAVEEILYPAMEDYQLDLIIGEGPAARSVKIELPKFTLVGATTRAGLLTTPLRDRFGIPIRLEFYEIDELELIVRRGARVLGLGMSEEGANEIAKRARGTPRIAGRLLRRVRDFAIVEDATTVSRAIADRALQMLDVDPVGLDVMDRKYLTLIAASFGGGPVGIETIAAALSEPRDAIEDIIEPYLLQMGFVQRTPRGRVLTPHAFRHMGFAEPQRDPGSQFGLFGGSDDPDA, encoded by the coding sequence GTGAGCGAAGACAGACCCTCCAAGCCCGGCAAGACCCTGCTGAACCCCGAGCGCCGGCCGGACGACGCCGACCAGTCGATCCGCCCCTTGAGCCTCTCCGAGTTCATCGGGCAGCGGGCGGCGCGCGCCAACATGCAGATCTTCATCGAGTCCGCCAAGAAGACCGGCCAGGCCCTCGATCACGTCCTGTTCGTCGGCCCGCCGGGCCTCGGCAAGACGACGCTGGCGCAGATCGTCGCCCGTGAACTCGGGGTCAATTTCCGCTCGACCTCCGGCCCGGTGATCGCCAAGGCCGGCGATCTGGCAGCGCAGCTCACCAATCTGGAGGAGCGCGACGTCCTGTTCATCGACGAGATCCACCGGCTCAACCCGGCGGTGGAAGAAATCCTCTATCCCGCGATGGAGGATTACCAGCTCGACCTCATCATCGGCGAAGGCCCGGCCGCCCGCTCGGTAAAGATCGAGCTGCCGAAATTCACCCTCGTCGGCGCCACCACCCGCGCGGGCCTGCTCACCACTCCGCTGCGGGACCGCTTCGGCATCCCGATCCGCCTCGAATTCTACGAGATCGACGAACTGGAACTCATCGTCCGCCGCGGCGCGCGGGTGCTCGGCCTCGGCATGTCGGAGGAGGGCGCCAACGAGATCGCCAAGCGGGCCCGCGGCACTCCGCGCATCGCCGGGCGCCTGCTGCGCCGGGTGCGCGACTTCGCCATCGTCGAGGACGCGACAACGGTGAGCCGCGCCATCGCCGACCGGGCGCTGCAGATGCTCGATGTCGATCCCGTCGGCCTCGACGTGATGGATCGCAAGTATCTCACCCTGATCGCCGCCTCGTTCGGCGGCGGCCCGGTCGGGATCGAGACCATCGCCGCGGCCCTCTCCGAGCCGCGCGACGCGATCGAGGACATCATCGAGCCCTACCTGCTGCAGATGGGCTTCGTGCAGCGCACCCCGCGCGGGCGGGTGCTGACGCCGCACGCCTTCCGGCACATGGGCTTTGCCGAACCCCAGCGCGATCCCGGCTCGCAGTTCGGCCTGTTCGGCGGCAGCGACGACCCGGATGCGTGA
- a CDS encoding Metallophosphoesterase, protein MREGRSPVSVTRRTVLIGLGATALTGAGTGAYAVGIEPMRLAVTRYRLKPIGPWPEGLTLRIVALADIHACEPWMSTARIAGIVAAANALQGDVIVLLGDYVAGMRVVTRYVDAAEWAPVLGQLAAPLGTYAILGNHDWWEDKTAQARGAGPTIAGEALRRVGIPVLENDALPLSVKGHTVWLAGLGDQLALLPGRKRHGHPRIGLDDLTGTLAKIPDGAPAILLAHEPDIFPQVPPRIALTLSGHTHGGQVRLFGRSPVVPSRYGNRFAYGHVREQADLITSGGLGTSIAPVRFGVPPEIVVVELGDQNAER, encoded by the coding sequence ATGCGTGAGGGCCGAAGCCCCGTTTCCGTCACGCGACGGACGGTGCTGATCGGGCTCGGCGCGACGGCGCTGACCGGGGCGGGGACGGGCGCCTATGCAGTCGGCATCGAGCCGATGCGGCTCGCGGTGACGCGCTACCGCTTGAAGCCGATCGGCCCCTGGCCGGAGGGCCTGACCCTGCGGATCGTCGCGCTGGCCGACATCCATGCCTGCGAGCCCTGGATGTCGACCGCGCGCATCGCCGGCATCGTCGCGGCAGCCAACGCCCTCCAGGGCGACGTGATCGTGCTGCTCGGTGACTACGTCGCCGGCATGCGGGTCGTCACGCGCTACGTGGACGCCGCCGAGTGGGCGCCCGTGCTCGGACAACTCGCGGCACCGCTCGGCACCTACGCTATCCTCGGCAATCACGATTGGTGGGAGGACAAGACGGCGCAGGCCCGTGGTGCCGGCCCGACGATCGCGGGCGAGGCGCTTCGGCGCGTCGGTATCCCCGTGCTGGAGAACGACGCGCTGCCGCTCTCGGTCAAAGGTCACACGGTCTGGCTCGCCGGCCTCGGCGACCAGCTCGCGCTCCTGCCGGGTCGCAAGCGCCATGGCCACCCCCGCATCGGCCTCGACGACCTGACCGGCACGCTGGCGAAGATCCCCGACGGCGCGCCCGCGATCCTGCTGGCACACGAGCCCGACATCTTTCCGCAGGTGCCGCCGCGGATCGCGCTCACGCTCTCGGGCCATACCCATGGCGGACAGGTGCGCCTGTTCGGCCGCTCTCCCGTCGTCCCCTCCCGCTACGGCAACCGCTTCGCCTACGGCCATGTCCGCGAGCAGGCGGATCTCATCACCTCGGGCGGGCTCGGCACGAGCATCGCGCCGGTCCGCTTCGGCGTGCCGCCGGAGATCGTCGTGGTCGAGCTTGGAGACCAGAACGCGGAGCGCTGA
- a CDS encoding conserved protein of unknown function; putative exported protein (Evidence 4 : Unknown function but conserved in other organisms): MKTTVLAALGLSVAALATPALAQDALPLRIGGDAPIGRAGTDTRDFRAEALRSDATSIEASRIALERSRNPHVRNYANRILVERQATTRALLPEGTSLTASGRVVSDQQGIPTRLDNPIGVVLAPVTLAANIGTGIVGGVLGGVGLIDNSPGEPGRRVALGPNGQQRLERLRSARSARDFDRAYVSGQARSDARTLALYGTYARNGDSVAGRTFANEALPYIADEHAHSATLANRIGG, translated from the coding sequence ATGAAGACGACCGTCCTGGCCGCCCTCGGCCTGTCCGTCGCTGCCCTCGCCACGCCCGCCCTGGCTCAGGACGCCCTGCCGCTGCGCATCGGCGGCGACGCACCGATCGGGCGCGCCGGAACCGATACCCGCGACTTCCGCGCCGAGGCCCTGCGCTCGGATGCCACCAGCATCGAAGCCAGCCGGATCGCCCTGGAGCGCTCCCGTAACCCGCATGTGCGCAACTACGCCAACCGGATTCTGGTCGAGCGTCAGGCCACCACGCGGGCCTTGCTGCCCGAGGGCACGTCGCTGACCGCCAGCGGGCGCGTCGTCTCCGACCAGCAGGGTATCCCCACCCGCCTCGACAACCCGATCGGCGTGGTGCTGGCCCCAGTGACGCTGGCCGCCAACATCGGCACCGGCATCGTCGGCGGCGTGCTCGGCGGCGTCGGCCTGATCGACAACAGCCCGGGCGAGCCCGGCCGTCGCGTCGCCCTTGGCCCGAACGGCCAGCAGCGCCTCGAGCGCCTGCGTTCGGCCCGCTCGGCCCGCGACTTCGACCGGGCCTATGTCAGCGGACAGGCGCGCTCGGATGCCCGCACGCTCGCGCTCTACGGCACCTATGCCCGCAACGGCGACAGCGTCGCCGGCCGCACCTTCGCCAACGAGGCGCTGCCCTACATCGCCGACGAGCACGCCCACTCGGCCACCCTCGCGAACCGCATCGGCGGCTGA
- the ybgC gene encoding acyl-CoA thioesterase (Evidence 2b : Function from indirect experimental evidences (e.g. phenotypes); PubMedId : 10493123, 11959124, 15808744, 16294310, 3294803; Product type e : enzyme): MDPTTGADAHRLPLRIYYEDTDFSGFVYHASYLRFMERGRTELLRTLAGDQSEMHAEGTGLVFVVRKMTLDFLKPARMDDWIEVHTRSSELRGASMHLAQEVRRGDEVLVRADVVVACVRDGRAIRLPEGLRRALTPAGLRSA; this comes from the coding sequence ATGGATCCGACCACAGGCGCCGATGCGCACCGCCTTCCGCTGCGCATCTACTACGAGGACACCGATTTCTCGGGCTTCGTCTATCACGCGAGCTACCTGCGCTTCATGGAGCGGGGCCGCACCGAACTGCTGCGCACGCTCGCGGGCGACCAGTCCGAGATGCACGCAGAGGGCACAGGGCTCGTCTTCGTCGTGCGGAAGATGACCCTCGACTTCCTCAAGCCCGCGCGCATGGACGATTGGATCGAGGTTCACACCCGGTCGAGCGAGCTGCGCGGCGCCTCGATGCACCTCGCCCAGGAGGTGCGCCGCGGCGACGAGGTGCTGGTGCGGGCCGATGTCGTGGTCGCCTGCGTCAGAGACGGGCGGGCGATCCGCCTGCCCGAAGGACTGCGCCGGGCCCTGACGCCGGCCGGTCTCAGATCCGCCTGA
- a CDS encoding conserved protein of unknown function (Evidence 4 : Unknown function but conserved in other organisms; PubMedId : 12029363, 7708770) yields the protein MILRRRASQAAALQPREHANTLAVDYAAVLNALPVNVLVLHPTEATITFANQRSIETLRSLREHLPASVNPDAMVGLNMDVFHKNPAHQRSIVADPTRLPWRTKIRLGPKTLDLHVSPVRDTAGRYIAAVLSWADVTPFTESIASFDAAVRTALGEATAATGAMRGAAERVLSATDATSRAADSAATGATDTTVNVQSVAAAVEELTASNGEITRQVNRSSAATGQAVNEAGAAMESVKALSETSQRIGEVVGLISSIASQTNLLALNATIEAARAGEAGRGFAVVATEVKVLAGQTVRATGEIAQHIGLIQAATAQTVAAIERISGVIRGLDDGATTIAAAVEEQSATAGEISRSAREAADRTGLVGGSIAQVATTAETSAGSARSVLSATTILDQQMEQVTRAVQEFLVEVRRI from the coding sequence ATGATCCTCCGGCGACGGGCATCCCAAGCGGCCGCGCTACAGCCGCGGGAGCATGCAAACACACTTGCCGTTGATTACGCGGCCGTTCTGAACGCGCTCCCGGTCAACGTTCTCGTCCTCCACCCGACGGAGGCGACCATCACCTTCGCGAACCAACGCAGCATCGAAACACTGCGCAGCCTGCGCGAGCATCTGCCGGCTTCCGTCAATCCGGACGCCATGGTGGGCCTCAACATGGACGTGTTCCATAAGAACCCGGCGCACCAGCGCAGCATCGTCGCCGATCCCACGCGCCTGCCCTGGCGCACCAAGATCCGGCTCGGACCGAAGACGCTCGACCTTCACGTCTCCCCGGTCCGCGACACGGCCGGCCGCTACATTGCCGCCGTGTTGTCCTGGGCTGACGTAACGCCCTTCACCGAATCCATCGCCAGCTTCGACGCCGCCGTCCGAACCGCTCTCGGTGAGGCCACCGCGGCCACGGGCGCGATGCGCGGGGCGGCCGAGCGCGTCCTCTCGGCGACCGATGCGACCTCCCGCGCGGCGGACAGCGCCGCCACCGGCGCGACCGACACGACGGTGAACGTCCAATCCGTCGCCGCCGCCGTCGAGGAACTAACCGCCTCGAACGGCGAGATCACCCGGCAGGTCAACCGCTCCAGCGCGGCGACCGGACAGGCGGTGAACGAGGCCGGCGCCGCCATGGAGAGCGTCAAGGCGCTTTCCGAGACGTCGCAACGCATCGGCGAGGTCGTCGGTCTGATCAGCTCGATCGCCAGCCAGACCAACCTGCTCGCCCTCAATGCCACCATCGAGGCGGCCCGGGCCGGCGAGGCCGGACGGGGCTTCGCCGTGGTGGCAACCGAGGTCAAGGTGCTCGCCGGCCAGACTGTGCGGGCCACCGGCGAGATCGCTCAGCATATCGGGCTGATCCAGGCGGCGACCGCCCAGACGGTTGCGGCCATCGAGCGGATTTCCGGGGTGATCCGCGGCCTCGACGACGGCGCCACCACCATTGCCGCCGCGGTCGAGGAGCAGTCGGCTACGGCCGGCGAGATCAGCCGGAGCGCCCGCGAGGCGGCCGATCGCACCGGGCTCGTCGGGGGCAGCATCGCCCAGGTCGCCACCACGGCCGAGACCTCGGCCGGCTCGGCCCGCTCAGTTCTTTCCGCGACGACGATCCTCGATCAGCAGATGGAGCAGGTGACGCGGGCGGTTCAGGAATTCCTGGTCGAGGTCAGGCGGATCTGA
- a CDS encoding protein of unknown function (Evidence 5 : Unknown function), which yields MPLTSISSFLPISDALTGFDSLHRAFLEAGAERLRQRFLNHATGLESGVGRLAWHRGTGGAGLTPTLTFDRFPSDLKRYRSKDQSAVRCASARP from the coding sequence ATGCCGCTGACGTCTATTTCAAGTTTTTTGCCGATCTCAGATGCGCTCACCGGCTTCGACAGTCTTCACCGAGCGTTTCTCGAAGCCGGCGCAGAGCGGCTGCGACAACGATTTCTTAACCATGCCACGGGCTTAGAATCAGGCGTGGGACGGCTCGCATGGCACCGCGGAACGGGTGGAGCGGGACTGACCCCGACCCTTACTTTCGACAGATTCCCGAGTGATCTCAAACGCTATCGCTCAAAGGATCAGTCGGCAGTCCGGTGCGCCTCGGCGCGGCCCTGA
- a CDS encoding protein of unknown function (Evidence 5 : Unknown function): MRSPASTVFTERFSKPAQSGCDNDFLTMPRA; encoded by the coding sequence ATGCGCTCACCGGCTTCGACAGTCTTCACCGAGCGTTTCTCGAAGCCGGCGCAGAGCGGCTGCGACAACGATTTCTTAACCATGCCACGGGCTTAG